In Deinococcus sp. QL22, the following are encoded in one genomic region:
- a CDS encoding MBL fold metallo-hydrolase, with amino-acid sequence MTSPSSAPSTWLQHRRVGEADVYSLTDGQFGLDGGAMFGNVPKVLWERRAPADHLNRIRLRINPLLIRLNGHNTLIETGFWDGGDEKFETIYALDRDETVFRGLEEVGLTPDDIHTVINTHLHFDHAGRNTTLLGDPTFPNARYVVQSAELQEATHTHERNRASYIAETFQPILDAGLFDAVDGEQELQPGLSVLPVPGHNLGQQAVVLRSGGQTLVYTADMLPTLAHAPYPYITGYDLYPVTTLDNKRKYLPQWYEQGALICTPHDPDVAFARLIEGKKGGFELVAAE; translated from the coding sequence ATGACTTCCCCCAGTTCTGCCCCCTCCACCTGGCTCCAACACCGCCGCGTCGGTGAAGCTGACGTATATTCCCTCACCGACGGCCAATTTGGGCTGGACGGCGGCGCGATGTTCGGCAACGTGCCCAAAGTGCTGTGGGAACGCCGCGCCCCTGCCGACCACCTCAACCGCATTCGCCTCAGAATCAATCCGCTACTGATTCGCCTGAACGGGCACAATACGCTGATCGAAACCGGCTTCTGGGACGGCGGCGACGAGAAGTTTGAAACGATCTATGCCCTAGACCGCGATGAAACGGTATTTCGTGGGCTGGAGGAAGTAGGCCTCACACCTGACGACATTCACACGGTCATCAACACCCACCTGCATTTTGACCATGCTGGACGTAACACCACGCTGCTGGGCGACCCGACTTTTCCTAATGCCCGCTACGTGGTGCAGTCCGCCGAACTGCAGGAAGCCACCCATACCCACGAACGCAACCGCGCCAGCTATATCGCTGAGACCTTTCAGCCTATTCTGGATGCAGGCCTGTTCGACGCTGTAGACGGCGAGCAGGAGCTTCAGCCGGGCCTGAGCGTGCTGCCGGTGCCGGGGCATAATCTGGGGCAACAGGCGGTGGTGCTCCGCAGCGGCGGGCAAACACTCGTGTATACCGCCGACATGCTGCCCACGCTGGCCCACGCGCCGTATCCGTACATCACGGGCTATGACCTGTACCCGGTGACCACGCTGGACAACAAGCGCAAGTATTTGCCCCAATGGTACGAGCAAGGCGCACTGATTTGCACGCCGCACGACCCGGATGTGGCGTTTGCCCGATTGATAGAGGGGAAAAAGGGCGGCTTTGAGTTGGTGGCGGCGGAGTAG
- the trpA gene encoding tryptophan synthase subunit alpha, whose translation MSAPTLSNAAPTTDKARGPARIHAAFAEAQAQGRAAFIPFMTAGYPSAAEFPAVADALLQRADLLEVGIPYSDPLGDGPTIQRASEKALDGGTSTRRTLQLVADLRVRHDKPIVIMTYVNPIYAVGPREFMRLAQAAGVDGLILPDLPPDQDIEIAALAAEYGLAVTFLIAPTSTPARVRLVAEACTGFLYAVSVTGVTGTREGAALGEVPAMLALARQFAHVPIAVGFGVKDAATASQVAQQADGVVVGSAFINAVRDGQDVGALAAEIAQGCKKL comes from the coding sequence ATGAGTGCCCCCACCCTTTCCAACGCTGCTCCCACCACCGACAAGGCGCGTGGCCCCGCCCGCATCCACGCCGCTTTTGCCGAGGCTCAGGCGCAGGGCCGCGCCGCTTTCATCCCCTTCATGACCGCCGGATACCCCAGCGCCGCCGAGTTTCCCGCAGTGGCTGATGCCCTGCTGCAGAGGGCCGACCTGCTGGAAGTGGGGATTCCCTACTCCGACCCGCTCGGAGACGGCCCCACCATCCAGCGGGCCAGTGAGAAGGCGCTGGACGGCGGCACGAGTACCCGGCGCACCCTGCAACTGGTGGCCGATTTGCGCGTGCGGCACGACAAACCCATTGTCATCATGACCTACGTGAATCCTATCTATGCCGTCGGCCCGCGTGAATTTATGCGGCTGGCACAGGCGGCGGGCGTAGACGGCCTGATCCTGCCTGACCTGCCACCCGACCAGGACATAGAAATCGCAGCCCTGGCCGCCGAATACGGCCTCGCGGTCACGTTCCTGATCGCGCCCACCAGCACCCCGGCCCGCGTGCGCTTGGTGGCCGAAGCCTGTACCGGATTCCTGTACGCGGTGAGCGTCACGGGCGTCACCGGAACCCGCGAAGGCGCAGCACTCGGCGAAGTGCCCGCCATGCTCGCTCTCGCCCGCCAGTTTGCCCATGTGCCGATTGCCGTGGGCTTCGGCGTGAAAGATGCGGCCACCGCCTCGCAAGTGGCCCAACAGGCCGACGGTGTGGTGGTGGGCAGCGCCTTTATCAATGCCGTGCGCGACGGACAAGATGTGGGGGCGTTGGCGGCGGAGATTGCCCAGGGGTGTAAAAAGCTGTAA
- the trpB gene encoding tryptophan synthase subunit beta, translated as MTLKLSDLTLLLPDYPQPDPRGRFGRFGGRYVPETLIPALDELEEAYRNAKKDPSFLNELDRLLREFVGRPSPLYLAQRLTDYAGGAKIYLKREDFNYTGAHKINNCLAQGLLAVRMGKKRVVAETGAGQHGVASATAAALLGLDCVVYMGAEDIRRQELNVFRMKLLGAEVREVTSGTKTLKDATNEAIRDWVTNVRDTFYILGSVVGPHPYPAMVRDFQSIIGEETKVQLEALEGRQAPDAIVACVGGGSNAIGIFAPYAYLPEGQRPRLIGTEAAGEGVHTGKHAASVAGGRVGVLHGSLMYLLNDDEGQIVPPHSISAGLDYPGIGPEHCFYSETGLAEYVPVTDAQALEALSLLTRLEGILPALESAHAIYHAVELARELGPDGIIVVNLSGRGDKDVSEVMRLLDLEKKLETEKHGQHVADAHKVEVIA; from the coding sequence ATGACCCTCAAGCTCTCTGATCTGACGCTGCTGCTGCCCGATTATCCGCAGCCTGACCCGCGTGGGCGCTTTGGCCGTTTCGGTGGCCGCTACGTGCCCGAAACGCTGATTCCGGCGCTGGATGAACTGGAAGAGGCGTACCGCAACGCCAAAAAAGACCCCAGTTTCCTGAACGAACTGGATCGCCTTCTGCGTGAATTCGTGGGCCGCCCCAGCCCGCTGTATCTGGCCCAGCGCCTCACCGATTACGCGGGCGGGGCCAAGATCTACCTCAAGCGCGAGGATTTTAATTACACCGGCGCACACAAGATCAACAACTGCCTTGCACAGGGGTTACTGGCCGTGCGAATGGGCAAAAAGCGCGTGGTGGCCGAGACGGGCGCGGGGCAACACGGCGTCGCCAGTGCCACCGCTGCCGCCCTGCTGGGGCTGGACTGCGTGGTGTACATGGGTGCGGAAGACATTCGCCGTCAGGAGCTGAACGTGTTCCGGATGAAGCTCCTGGGTGCAGAAGTGCGCGAGGTGACCAGCGGTACCAAGACCCTCAAGGACGCCACCAACGAGGCTATTCGGGATTGGGTCACCAACGTCCGCGACACCTTTTACATCCTGGGCAGCGTGGTGGGGCCCCACCCCTACCCGGCAATGGTGCGCGATTTCCAGAGCATTATCGGGGAAGAGACTAAAGTGCAATTGGAAGCTCTAGAAGGCCGCCAGGCCCCAGACGCGATTGTGGCCTGCGTAGGCGGCGGCAGCAACGCCATCGGCATTTTCGCGCCCTACGCCTACCTGCCCGAAGGTCAACGCCCTCGCCTGATCGGAACGGAGGCCGCCGGAGAGGGCGTGCATACCGGCAAGCACGCCGCGTCGGTGGCAGGCGGGCGCGTCGGCGTGCTGCACGGCTCCCTCATGTACCTGCTGAACGATGACGAAGGCCAGATCGTGCCGCCGCATTCCATCAGCGCGGGGCTGGACTACCCCGGCATCGGGCCGGAACACTGCTTTTATTCCGAAACTGGGTTGGCCGAGTACGTACCTGTGACCGACGCGCAGGCATTGGAAGCCCTGAGCCTGCTCACCCGCTTAGAGGGAATTTTGCCTGCTCTGGAAAGTGCCCACGCCATCTACCACGCTGTCGAACTGGCCCGCGAACTTGGCCCGGATGGAATCATCGTGGTGAATCTCAGCGGGCGCGGCGACAAGGATGTTTCGGAAGTGATGCGTCTATTGGATCTTGAGAAGAAGTTGGAAACCGAAAAACACGGTCAGCACGTGGCTGATGCCCACAAAGTTGAGGTCATCGCATGA
- the gluQRS gene encoding tRNA glutamyl-Q(34) synthetase GluQRS — protein MTVGRYAPSPTGGMHLGNARTALLAWLHTRAQSSSTQRGRHILRFEDLDGSRVRGWAYDSTRRDLAWLGLDWDEEYLQSERLDLYADAVARLDTYSCTCTRREIEAAIQDSAGAPHGAEAVYPGLCRGKQSDTDPSRPAALRWKVPDQTVCATDFLTRQTLCQHLPTEAGDIVLRRNDGVFAYHLAVVVDDAAMGVTDVLRGVDLWTATPRQIALQEALGYPQPRYLHVPLMTDYAGERLAKRGGAPPVMALRERGEDAGRVLSALAHSLGHGFWPQPLPPEVGLDDLLMLWRSKLDQLLP, from the coding sequence ATGACTGTTGGCCGCTACGCCCCAAGTCCGACGGGGGGCATGCACTTGGGCAATGCCCGCACCGCGCTGCTGGCTTGGCTGCATACACGCGCCCAAAGTTCGTCCACACAGCGGGGGCGGCACATCCTGCGTTTCGAGGATCTGGATGGGAGCCGGGTACGCGGCTGGGCCTACGACTCTACCCGCCGTGATTTGGCGTGGCTGGGCCTCGACTGGGATGAGGAATATCTGCAATCTGAGCGACTGGACTTGTACGCCGATGCAGTGGCGCGGTTGGACACCTACTCCTGCACCTGCACCCGCCGCGAAATTGAGGCGGCGATTCAGGACAGTGCAGGCGCTCCACACGGCGCGGAGGCGGTGTATCCGGGTCTGTGTCGGGGCAAACAGTCTGACACTGACCCTTCGCGGCCCGCTGCCCTGCGTTGGAAGGTGCCGGATCAAACCGTGTGCGCCACCGACTTTCTGACCCGGCAGACCCTCTGCCAGCACTTGCCCACCGAGGCCGGAGACATCGTGCTGCGGCGCAACGACGGCGTATTCGCCTACCATCTGGCGGTCGTAGTCGACGACGCCGCCATGGGCGTGACCGACGTGCTGCGCGGCGTGGATCTCTGGACAGCCACACCGCGCCAGATCGCGCTTCAGGAGGCATTGGGGTATCCCCAGCCGCGTTACCTCCACGTTCCTCTGATGACCGATTACGCCGGGGAGCGCCTCGCCAAGCGCGGGGGTGCGCCGCCTGTTATGGCCCTGCGAGAAAGGGGAGAGGATGCAGGGCGGGTGCTGTCCGCCCTCGCGCATTCGCTGGGCCATGGCTTCTGGCCTCAGCCTCTGCCACCTGAAGTCGGCCTGGACGACCTGTTGATGCTCTGGCGTTCTAAACTGGATCAGCTTTTGCCGTAG
- a CDS encoding ParA family protein: MPKVLAVTSEKGGVGKSTLAVHLAGALAERGLSVALIDEDPRVGSSARWALRGAKLGGPALPFAVYEAEDVKPKKLAPLDVVVIDTEGRPKRKELRQLADRADLILVPSGTSALELEATLELMDFLQGDADASRKARVVLTRVPPVGRAGEEAREDMREAGATVCNTLVRAYAAYVRAAELGTLARDVRDPRAETAWEDMVSLSRELL; this comes from the coding sequence ATGCCAAAGGTGTTAGCCGTCACAAGTGAAAAAGGCGGCGTGGGCAAAAGCACGCTGGCCGTGCATCTGGCCGGAGCGTTGGCCGAACGTGGGCTGAGCGTGGCCCTGATAGACGAAGACCCCCGCGTGGGCAGCAGCGCCCGTTGGGCCTTGCGGGGAGCGAAGCTAGGTGGGCCTGCCCTGCCCTTTGCCGTGTATGAGGCCGAAGATGTGAAGCCCAAGAAGCTGGCCCCGCTGGATGTGGTGGTTATAGACACCGAAGGCCGTCCCAAACGCAAGGAACTGCGCCAGCTGGCAGACCGCGCCGACCTGATTCTGGTGCCCAGCGGAACCTCTGCCCTGGAACTGGAAGCCACGCTGGAACTGATGGATTTCCTTCAGGGCGACGCCGACGCCAGCCGCAAAGCGCGTGTGGTGCTGACCCGTGTGCCGCCAGTAGGCCGCGCTGGAGAAGAAGCCCGCGAGGATATGCGCGAGGCGGGAGCGACTGTGTGCAATACGCTGGTGCGGGCATATGCCGCCTACGTGCGGGCCGCCGAACTGGGCACGCTGGCCCGCGATGTGCGCGACCCCCGTGCCGAAACCGCGTGGGAAGACATGGTTTCGCTTTCCCGCGAGTTGCTATGA
- a CDS encoding PIG-L deacetylase family protein: MTAEPNSHDLDAAPTNVVPTHTAPNTQPTILAVFAHPDDEAFSVGGTLTHYARRGVRVVLACATRGEAGKITVPGMTVDDLGVQREQELRRACEALEIEPPIFLDYHDSGRYERTRTDDPVAMLNVNPLDVETKLRALIADLRPQVILTFDPHGGYGHVDHLQIHRATSAAFFSTGHLPGGGPQRLYFTALTTAAAAMLSRMGQDLDPLVYGVDAGTVAVTMNVAPYAENKKAALAAHGTQMGAESLVGRMTPEEREAMEVGMLGSENFSIGGTRTGLPTFPLRGLFDGLPGFEAVDAE; encoded by the coding sequence ATGACTGCCGAGCCGAATTCTCACGACCTAGACGCTGCACCTACAAACGTTGTACCTACACACACCGCACCCAATACCCAGCCCACCATTCTGGCCGTGTTTGCCCACCCGGACGATGAGGCCTTCAGTGTAGGCGGCACCCTGACCCACTATGCCCGTAGGGGTGTACGCGTGGTACTGGCCTGTGCCACACGCGGCGAGGCGGGCAAGATCACGGTGCCGGGCATGACCGTAGACGATCTCGGCGTGCAGCGTGAGCAGGAGTTACGCCGCGCCTGCGAAGCACTGGAAATCGAGCCGCCCATCTTTCTCGATTACCACGATTCGGGCCGCTACGAGCGCACGCGCACCGATGACCCCGTTGCCATGCTGAACGTGAATCCGCTGGATGTGGAGACCAAGTTGCGGGCGCTGATTGCCGACCTTCGCCCGCAGGTGATCCTGACCTTCGACCCGCACGGCGGCTACGGCCATGTGGATCATTTGCAGATTCACCGGGCCACCAGCGCGGCGTTTTTTAGCACCGGACACCTGCCGGGCGGCGGGCCACAGCGCCTGTATTTCACGGCCCTGACCACTGCCGCTGCCGCAATGCTCTCGCGGATGGGCCAGGACCTGGATCCGCTGGTTTACGGCGTGGACGCAGGCACGGTGGCCGTGACCATGAACGTGGCCCCCTACGCCGAGAACAAAAAGGCTGCACTGGCCGCGCACGGCACGCAGATGGGCGCGGAGAGTCTGGTGGGCCGCATGACCCCCGAAGAACGCGAAGCGATGGAGGTAGGCATGTTGGGCAGCGAAAACTTCAGCATCGGCGGCACGCGCACCGGACTGCCTACCTTCCCCCTGCGCGGGCTGTTTGACGGACTGCCGGGATTTGAAGCGGTGGACGCGGAGTAA
- a CDS encoding roadblock/LC7 domain-containing protein, producing MIEALMETRGVRHALLVNAQGEIVTAAGPRGPEADADLNLVAAGRAVIASLQATQGSGEWNDLLLDVDGGPVLLTPVGDQILLAAFDDVASLGRIRFAVRRLLGQI from the coding sequence ATGATTGAGGCCCTGATGGAAACTCGCGGCGTGCGTCACGCCCTGTTGGTGAATGCACAGGGCGAAATCGTGACCGCTGCCGGGCCGCGTGGCCCCGAAGCCGACGCCGACCTGAACTTGGTGGCCGCAGGCCGCGCCGTGATTGCCAGCCTGCAAGCCACGCAGGGCAGCGGCGAATGGAACGATCTGTTGCTCGACGTAGACGGCGGCCCTGTCCTGCTGACTCCGGTGGGCGATCAGATTTTGCTGGCCGCGTTCGACGACGTAGCCAGCCTGGGCCGAATCCGCTTCGCCGTGCGCCGTCTGCTGGGGCAGATTTAA
- a CDS encoding roadblock/LC7 domain-containing protein, protein MKLEPLHAIPGVVASALVGPDGLPVEMYGEAGDALAAELASLRASLDRTGRRLGAGEVTRLAFTSERVEVVALASGEFVLGAAMLRGSDTRAAQQALARLALDLTDLPKVDDA, encoded by the coding sequence GTGAAACTTGAACCCCTGCACGCCATTCCCGGTGTCGTGGCGAGCGCCTTGGTCGGGCCAGACGGCTTGCCCGTCGAAATGTACGGCGAAGCAGGCGACGCCCTCGCCGCCGAACTCGCCTCGCTCCGGGCCAGCCTAGACCGCACGGGCCGCCGCCTCGGAGCTGGAGAAGTGACCCGGCTGGCCTTTACCAGCGAGCGCGTAGAAGTGGTGGCGCTTGCCAGCGGCGAATTCGTGCTGGGCGCGGCCATGTTGCGCGGCAGCGACACCCGAGCTGCCCAGCAAGCGTTGGCCCGCCTTGCCCTCGACCTCACCGATTTGCCCAAGGTGGACGACGCATGA
- a CDS encoding roadblock/LC7 domain-containing protein — MLNHLSQLVADVDGAWAAAIGGLDGLLVEGHTATTADLNLLVAEHAGLLRTASAAYSQTLNGGQTRELYLRGERLSVYLHPINADFFLLLALDGRSNLGQARLYGRDTARKLETHL, encoded by the coding sequence ATGCTGAATCACCTCTCGCAACTTGTGGCTGACGTAGACGGCGCGTGGGCAGCGGCCATTGGCGGTCTGGACGGCCTGCTGGTGGAAGGCCACACCGCCACCACCGCAGACCTGAATTTGTTGGTAGCCGAACACGCCGGACTCCTCCGCACCGCCAGCGCCGCCTACAGCCAAACCCTCAATGGGGGCCAGACCCGCGAACTGTACCTGCGCGGCGAACGCCTCAGCGTGTACCTGCATCCCATCAATGCCGATTTCTTTTTGCTGCTGGCCCTCGATGGCCGCAGCAACCTGGGGCAGGCGCGGCTGTATGGCCGGGACACCGCCCGAAAACTGGAGACTCACCTGTGA
- the cax gene encoding calcium/proton exchanger → MKWFNLLLIFLPVAVVLEITGGNPTLIFVSAALAILPLAGIMGQATEQLAVRAGSTVGGLLNATFGNATELIIAFFALQAGKLEVVKASIIGSILGNLLLVLGLAILLGGLKYKEQKFSVKAAGTLASLLTISLIALSIPTIFDLTARSVSPDLVGQLDVNLSEATAIVLIIMYVCYIFFTLRTHKDILSNADEHGEHEGPLWSVPRAVGVLAGATVAVAFMSEFLVGTLEAATSTLGLTEFFVGLILIPIIGNAAEHAAAVLFALKNKMDLSLTISLGSTVQVALLVAPLLVLLGLLVGQPMNLVVTPLELVAIGAAVLIGNSVVRDGESNWLEGVLLLGVYVILAFAVFFYPVA, encoded by the coding sequence ATGAAGTGGTTCAATCTGCTATTGATTTTCCTGCCCGTCGCGGTTGTTCTGGAGATCACGGGTGGCAATCCCACTCTCATTTTCGTCAGTGCGGCGCTGGCTATCTTGCCGTTGGCCGGAATCATGGGTCAGGCGACCGAGCAGTTGGCGGTGCGGGCGGGCAGCACCGTAGGCGGGCTGCTGAATGCCACTTTTGGCAATGCCACCGAACTGATCATTGCCTTTTTCGCCCTTCAGGCGGGCAAGCTGGAAGTGGTCAAGGCCAGCATCATCGGCTCTATTCTCGGCAATCTCCTGCTGGTGTTGGGCCTGGCGATTTTGCTGGGTGGTCTTAAATACAAAGAACAGAAATTTAGCGTCAAGGCGGCGGGTACGCTGGCCAGCCTGCTCACCATCAGCCTGATCGCGCTCAGCATACCGACCATTTTTGACCTGACAGCCCGGAGTGTATCCCCTGATCTGGTGGGTCAGCTGGACGTGAATCTGTCGGAAGCCACGGCTATCGTCCTGATCATCATGTACGTCTGCTACATCTTTTTTACGCTCCGCACGCACAAAGATATTCTGAGCAATGCCGATGAGCACGGCGAGCATGAAGGCCCGCTGTGGAGCGTTCCCAGAGCAGTCGGCGTTCTGGCTGGGGCAACAGTGGCAGTCGCGTTCATGTCCGAATTTTTGGTGGGTACCCTGGAGGCAGCAACCTCCACGCTGGGCCTCACCGAATTCTTCGTGGGATTGATCCTGATCCCGATTATTGGCAACGCTGCCGAACATGCTGCCGCCGTACTGTTTGCCCTCAAGAACAAGATGGATCTCAGTCTGACCATCAGCCTCGGAAGTACGGTGCAGGTGGCGCTTCTGGTCGCCCCGCTGCTGGTGCTGCTGGGCTTGTTGGTGGGTCAACCTATGAATCTGGTGGTCACGCCACTGGAACTTGTCGCTATCGGCGCTGCCGTGCTGATCGGCAATTCGGTGGTACGGGACGGCGAAAGCAACTGGTTGGAAGGAGTGCTGCTGCTGGGCGTCTACGTGATTCTGGCCTTTGCCGTATTTTTCTATCCAGTGGCGTGA
- a CDS encoding family 43 glycosylhydrolase produces MHQPKTHNFSEQRFRTRAAWPMLALVGLLSACDTIKTPDKTLKLTYSNPLTISKADGSKVESCADPAVIQSRTPGDTNWYLYCTTDPHNTGDVDAQNNLNFHLISMAKSADLVNWTYVGDAFATKPDWVKDDAGLWAPNIEYLNGKYYLYYTASDTKAGGSAIGVATSTSPVGPWTDSGTPIVEPQGPPGGNPNDRRWVFDSEVITDDAGQNWMYYGSYFGGISVRQLSADGLKTDAATQKEVAIDNRYEGAQVVKHGGFYYLMLSAANCCNGPLTGYSMFTGRSASPTGPFVDKEGVSLLDPRTGGTPLISMNGNRWVGPGHNAVFTDAGGQDWTMYHAIDLNNPYFTPGGVNRRPVLLDPLDWVDEWPTVRAGNWASDGVMPAPAAQTGQVSAYKPNPPKPDVLGNTISAFNDDFNGSALDPRWTWVRPPAAAEAGLENGVLRFATQPGDLFENSNNASVLTQNTPAGDYAVEIKLQSDLPDVGCCFNYAQGGLLIYGDDDNFIKLGVTSIWNTRQIEFAKEQNPVADKFPRYGNTVLSAPGRETWLRIVRRASATAGAGETYTAYSSRDGMSWTKGGTWTHKLGQAKIGLFSMGGSGFTNRFDSVRVYSLK; encoded by the coding sequence ATGCATCAACCCAAGACCCATAATTTTTCAGAACAGCGTTTCCGTACCCGTGCCGCGTGGCCCATGCTCGCGCTCGTGGGCCTGCTGTCGGCCTGCGACACCATCAAGACGCCCGACAAGACCCTCAAGCTGACCTACAGCAACCCGCTGACGATTAGCAAGGCTGACGGGAGTAAGGTAGAGTCCTGCGCCGATCCCGCCGTGATCCAGTCGCGCACACCCGGCGACACTAACTGGTATCTGTACTGCACCACCGACCCTCACAACACGGGCGACGTAGATGCACAAAACAACCTGAATTTTCACCTGATCAGCATGGCTAAATCCGCCGATCTGGTGAACTGGACATATGTGGGCGACGCTTTTGCCACCAAACCCGACTGGGTGAAAGATGACGCGGGGCTGTGGGCCCCCAACATCGAGTACCTGAACGGCAAATACTACCTGTATTACACGGCCAGCGACACCAAAGCGGGCGGCAGCGCGATTGGCGTGGCCACCAGCACTTCTCCAGTCGGCCCGTGGACAGACAGCGGTACTCCGATTGTGGAGCCGCAAGGCCCGCCCGGAGGCAACCCCAACGACCGCCGCTGGGTGTTCGATTCGGAAGTGATTACCGATGATGCAGGCCAGAACTGGATGTACTACGGCAGTTACTTCGGCGGAATTTCGGTGCGGCAACTGAGCGCCGACGGTCTGAAAACCGACGCCGCCACCCAGAAAGAAGTGGCGATAGACAACCGCTACGAGGGCGCACAGGTCGTGAAACACGGCGGCTTTTATTACCTGATGCTGTCGGCGGCCAACTGCTGCAACGGCCCCCTCACCGGCTACAGCATGTTTACCGGGCGCTCGGCGTCTCCGACTGGGCCATTTGTAGACAAGGAAGGCGTGTCACTGCTCGACCCCCGCACGGGCGGCACCCCCCTGATCAGCATGAACGGCAACCGCTGGGTCGGCCCCGGCCACAACGCCGTGTTTACCGATGCAGGCGGGCAGGACTGGACGATGTACCACGCCATAGACCTGAACAATCCTTACTTCACCCCCGGCGGCGTGAACAGGCGCCCCGTGCTGCTAGACCCGCTGGATTGGGTAGATGAATGGCCCACCGTGCGGGCGGGCAACTGGGCCTCTGACGGCGTGATGCCTGCCCCCGCTGCACAGACCGGACAGGTCAGCGCCTACAAGCCCAACCCCCCTAAACCCGATGTGCTGGGCAACACCATCAGCGCCTTCAACGACGACTTTAATGGCTCGGCTCTCGACCCCCGCTGGACCTGGGTTCGCCCACCTGCCGCCGCAGAAGCCGGACTGGAAAACGGCGTACTGCGCTTCGCCACGCAACCCGGCGACCTGTTTGAGAACAGCAACAACGCCTCGGTGCTGACCCAGAACACGCCCGCTGGCGACTACGCTGTAGAAATCAAGCTGCAAAGTGACCTGCCTGATGTCGGATGCTGCTTCAATTACGCGCAGGGCGGCCTCCTGATCTACGGCGACGACGACAACTTCATCAAGCTGGGCGTGACCTCTATCTGGAATACCCGCCAGATCGAGTTTGCCAAAGAGCAAAACCCGGTGGCCGACAAATTCCCCCGTTACGGCAACACCGTTTTGAGCGCACCGGGCCGCGAAACGTGGCTGAGAATCGTGCGGCGGGCCAGCGCCACCGCCGGAGCAGGCGAAACCTACACCGCCTATTCCAGCCGCGACGGTATGAGCTGGACAAAGGGCGGCACCTGGACGCACAAATTGGGGCAGGCCAAAATTGGACTGTTCTCTATGGGCGGCAGCGGCTTTACCAACCGCTTCGACAGCGTGCGGGTGTACAGCCTGAAGTGA